A genomic window from Lasioglossum baleicum chromosome 7, iyLasBale1, whole genome shotgun sequence includes:
- the LOC143210309 gene encoding neuralized-like protein 2 isoform X1: MTEKSRKILTRFHPTHGGNIVLMDDSTVAYRTTSFANSLAFSEKPLQPGEIFLVEIERTQGGWSGHMRLGLTLIDPMSMDGCLPMFALPNLVKLGNTWMFAITRSNAIWDCLDVMRYGEGIPSREKKLITDGVNVQTSRGVIPMNALRPNTIDSSQNILPMDAGSRIGLMYVPQAGSDKAEMHFIINGEDQGVCVKDIPYKAGPVRAVVDVYGTTKQVRIVQLYGAVSTLQSACRDAILQYTKGNAVDSLPLPRVLKDYLLYQSQ; this comes from the exons ATGACTGAGAAATCGAGGAAAATACTGACAAGGTTTCATCCCACCCATGGGGGAAACATTGTACTCATGGATGACAGTACAGTAGCCTATCGTACTACCAGCTTCGCCAATTCCCTAGCTTTCAGTGAAAAGCCTCTGCAGCCAGGCGAGATCTTTCTGGTAGAGATCGAGAGGACTCAAGGAGGATGGAGCGGGCATATGAGACTCGGGCTCACCTTAATCGATCCAATGTCCATGGACGGTTGTTTGCCCATGTTCGCATTACCTAATCTGGTCAAACTAGGCAACACATGGATGTTCGCTATTACCAGGAGCAACGCTATATGGGATTGTTTGGATGTGATGAGATACG GTGAAGGAATACCATCCAGAGAAAAGAAGCTAATAACCGATGGAGTTAACGTGCAAACATCTCGAGGAGTTATTCCCATGAATGCCCTTAGACCAAACACCATTGACTCTTCTCAAAATATTCTACCCATGGATGCTGGAAGTCGTATTGGATTGATGTATGTGCCACAGGCTGGTTCTGACAAGGCAgaaatgcactttataataaacGGAGAAGACCAAGGGGTATGCGTCAAGGATATACCTTACAAAGCAGGACCCGTGCGAGCAGTGGTAGACGTGTACGGCACTACCAAACAAGTCAGGATAGTTCAGTTGTATGGCG CAGTATCTACCCTACAGAGTGCCTGCCGTGATGCAATACTGCAGTATACCAAGGGAAACGCGGTTGACTCGCTTCCGCTTCCACGGGTTCTGAAAGATTATCTACTATACCAGTCGCAGTGA
- the LOC143210309 gene encoding neuralized-like protein 2 isoform X2, producing MTEKSRKILTRFHPTHGGNIVLMDDSTVAYRTTSFANSLAFSEKPLQPGEIFLVEIERTQGGWSGHMRLGLTLIDPMSMDGCLPMFALPNLVKLGNTWMFAITRSNAIWDCLDVMRYGEGIPSREKKLITDGVNVQTSRGVIPMNALRPNTIDSSQNILPMDAGSRIGLMYVPQAGSDKAEMHFIINGEDQGVCVKDIPYKAGPVRAVVDVYGTTKQVRIVQLYGVSTLQSACRDAILQYTKGNAVDSLPLPRVLKDYLLYQSQ from the exons ATGACTGAGAAATCGAGGAAAATACTGACAAGGTTTCATCCCACCCATGGGGGAAACATTGTACTCATGGATGACAGTACAGTAGCCTATCGTACTACCAGCTTCGCCAATTCCCTAGCTTTCAGTGAAAAGCCTCTGCAGCCAGGCGAGATCTTTCTGGTAGAGATCGAGAGGACTCAAGGAGGATGGAGCGGGCATATGAGACTCGGGCTCACCTTAATCGATCCAATGTCCATGGACGGTTGTTTGCCCATGTTCGCATTACCTAATCTGGTCAAACTAGGCAACACATGGATGTTCGCTATTACCAGGAGCAACGCTATATGGGATTGTTTGGATGTGATGAGATACG GTGAAGGAATACCATCCAGAGAAAAGAAGCTAATAACCGATGGAGTTAACGTGCAAACATCTCGAGGAGTTATTCCCATGAATGCCCTTAGACCAAACACCATTGACTCTTCTCAAAATATTCTACCCATGGATGCTGGAAGTCGTATTGGATTGATGTATGTGCCACAGGCTGGTTCTGACAAGGCAgaaatgcactttataataaacGGAGAAGACCAAGGGGTATGCGTCAAGGATATACCTTACAAAGCAGGACCCGTGCGAGCAGTGGTAGACGTGTACGGCACTACCAAACAAGTCAGGATAGTTCAGTTGTATGGCG TATCTACCCTACAGAGTGCCTGCCGTGATGCAATACTGCAGTATACCAAGGGAAACGCGGTTGACTCGCTTCCGCTTCCACGGGTTCTGAAAGATTATCTACTATACCAGTCGCAGTGA